The Candidatus Dependentiae bacterium genome includes a window with the following:
- a CDS encoding site-2 protease family protein: MAYQIVSQLLGTAQHLFFIAAGIAGVGFLIGFHELGHFLFCKLFKIATPSFSIGMGPKLLSKKIGETEFVLSAIPFGGYVEIAGAAEVGQGDQKEAHRKDKYSFATKPYYQKMLVMAGGVLFNLIFAYIALSALYFTGMPKSALLYPSNASTTIATIENESPAAQAQLQEGDIVKAVNNEPITSATQLITIVKNNPNNKLNFSVERAGSLQELPVIVGERTVQDQTVGFLGLDFVIPNYSFIDSIKMGISSTHLIVVQVWKALVGIFTLQNVGQVGGPLMVISQTVKGAEKGIKVFMLLLAFISVNLALMNIIPLPIMDGGQALLYTIEAIVGRPLPEKTRMMIHYVCWIAVLALVVFLSVKDVLHLFSIA; the protein is encoded by the coding sequence ATGGCTTATCAAATCGTATCGCAGCTACTCGGCACAGCACAGCATCTTTTTTTCATCGCAGCGGGAATTGCAGGCGTCGGATTTCTTATAGGATTTCACGAGCTAGGCCATTTCCTCTTTTGCAAACTCTTCAAAATTGCCACCCCCTCATTTTCTATAGGTATGGGGCCGAAGCTTTTAAGCAAAAAGATAGGCGAAACCGAATTCGTGCTTTCTGCCATCCCATTTGGGGGCTATGTTGAGATCGCTGGCGCAGCAGAAGTGGGCCAAGGCGATCAAAAAGAAGCGCACCGCAAAGATAAATATTCGTTCGCCACTAAGCCTTATTATCAAAAAATGCTTGTTATGGCTGGCGGCGTGCTTTTCAATCTCATTTTTGCCTATATTGCTCTTTCGGCGCTCTATTTTACTGGAATGCCAAAATCTGCGCTCCTTTATCCAAGTAATGCATCAACCACTATTGCTACCATTGAAAATGAATCCCCTGCAGCTCAAGCTCAGCTTCAAGAGGGAGACATCGTTAAAGCGGTAAATAATGAACCGATTACCTCGGCTACGCAATTAATCACAATCGTTAAGAATAACCCCAATAATAAGCTCAACTTCTCCGTAGAACGCGCAGGTTCATTGCAAGAACTACCGGTTATCGTTGGTGAGCGCACTGTTCAAGATCAAACCGTAGGGTTTCTCGGGTTAGATTTTGTTATTCCCAACTATTCGTTCATTGATTCAATAAAAATGGGCATTTCATCAACTCATTTAATTGTTGTCCAAGTATGGAAAGCGCTCGTCGGCATTTTTACCCTTCAAAACGTCGGCCAAGTTGGCGGGCCATTAATGGTAATTTCTCAGACAGTTAAAGGCGCTGAAAAAGGGATCAAAGTTTTCATGCTGCTTCTTGCATTTATCAGCGTAAACTTAGCGCTCATGAATATCATTCCGCTTCCCATCATGGATGGTGGCCAAGCGCTTCTTTATACGATCGAAGCTATTGTAGGCCGTCCATTACCTGAAAAAACCCGCATGATGATTCATTATGTTTGCTGGATTGCGGTGCTTGCCCTCGTGGTATTTCTCAGCGTTAAAGATGTACTTCACCTATTTTCAATAGCGTAA
- a CDS encoding 30S ribosomal protein S12, with the protein MPTINQLARFGRHKVVYKSKSRALKGAPQARGVCTRVSTMTPKKPNSALRKVARVKLSTGIEITAYIGGEGHNLQEHSVVLVRGGRVKDLPGVKYHIVRGALDTAGVENRKQGRSLYGAKRQQAKAAK; encoded by the coding sequence ATGCCTACAATAAATCAACTTGCCCGCTTTGGACGTCACAAAGTGGTATATAAGTCTAAGAGCCGTGCACTTAAAGGTGCTCCGCAAGCACGTGGTGTTTGTACTCGTGTGTCTACTATGACTCCTAAAAAACCTAACTCAGCTCTTCGTAAAGTGGCTCGTGTTAAGCTTTCAACAGGAATCGAAATAACTGCTTATATCGGTGGTGAAGGCCATAACTTACAGGAACACTCTGTTGTTCTCGTTCGTGGTGGAAGAGTAAAGGATCTTCCAGGTGTGAAATATCACATCGTTCGTGGTGCATTAGACACTGCTGGAGTAGAGAATAGAAAGCAAGGACGTTCGTTGTATGGCGCAAAACGACAACAAGCTAAAGCGGCTAAATAA
- the rpsG gene encoding 30S ribosomal protein S7, translating into MARRKKLISLKRDIGVDERYGSELVAKFINVVMWRGKKGVARKIVYDAIEILTKKSGNNREKGLEYFYRAFEQVFPAIEVRPRRVGGSVYQIPVEVRPERRRALAMRWVIDAAKKRSDKSMGLRLGHELLDAAEGRGDAVKKKLDVHKMAEANRAFSHYAW; encoded by the coding sequence ATGGCAAGGCGTAAAAAATTAATAAGCTTAAAGCGTGATATCGGTGTCGACGAACGCTATGGGTCTGAATTAGTTGCAAAGTTTATCAACGTTGTTATGTGGCGCGGCAAAAAAGGCGTTGCGCGCAAAATAGTTTACGACGCAATCGAAATTCTTACCAAGAAGTCTGGAAATAACCGCGAAAAAGGGCTTGAGTATTTTTACCGAGCTTTTGAGCAAGTTTTTCCTGCTATTGAAGTACGTCCACGACGTGTTGGTGGTAGCGTTTATCAAATTCCAGTTGAAGTTCGCCCAGAACGTCGCCGTGCGCTTGCAATGCGTTGGGTTATTGATGCTGCTAAGAAACGATCAGATAAATCTATGGGGCTACGCCTAGGCCACGAGTTGCTTGATGCAGCAGAAGGTCGCGGAGATGCGGTCAAGAAGAAGCTAGATGTTCATAAGATGGCTGAAGCTAACCGTGCATTCTCGCACTACGCGTGGTAA
- the fusA gene encoding elongation factor G, with product MSRERELQKFRNIGIAAHIDAGKTTVTERILFYTGVTHKLGEVHEGDTVMDWMEQERERGITITSAATTCTWKGHNINIIDTPGHVDFTIEVGRSLRVLDGMVGVFCGVAGVQPQSETVWRQAKRYKVPRIIFVNKLDRVGGDFLRVVNDINEKLHVNAVPAQMQVGFSENLSGIIDLLTRKMATFSEADRGVTITWSDVPAEHVEQMEKLRTQLVEKACDFDDAMAERYLNGEELSIPEIKAALRKGVISQQIALAFCGTAFKNKGVQLMLDAVTDYLPSPLDVPPVVGKVPSTGKEEECKADPDAPFAALVFKIMTDPFVGVLTFIRVYSGEIKSGSYVYNANTGNKERVSRLVKMHANKREEIDSVKAGDIAAVVGIKDAITGHTLCSEDRPILLESIDVPAPVIDSSIEPKNKGDYEKMVIGLRKLMQEDPSFRFTYNQETGQTVISGMGELHLEIIVDRLKRESKVDVAQGKLQVAYKETIQKSVDSEGKYIKQSGGRGQYGHVWIKLEPRERGSGFVFEDDIVGGSIPKEFIPGVEKGIEEALSSGILAGFPVVDIKVSLYEGSYHDVDSSEMAFKIAGSMAFKSGLAQANPVLLEPIMKVEVETPEEYMGDVMGDLNSRRGRILGMEGRSGSQVINAEVPLGEMLGYATSLRSMTKGRASYSMEFEAYREVPKHIEAAVAQKK from the coding sequence ATGAGTAGAGAAAGAGAACTGCAAAAATTTAGAAATATTGGTATTGCTGCCCATATTGACGCTGGTAAAACCACCGTGACTGAGCGCATCCTTTTCTATACAGGTGTTACCCATAAGCTTGGGGAAGTCCATGAGGGCGACACGGTTATGGATTGGATGGAGCAAGAGCGTGAACGCGGCATTACGATTACTTCCGCTGCAACGACGTGCACGTGGAAGGGTCACAATATTAATATTATTGATACGCCCGGACACGTTGACTTCACCATTGAAGTAGGCCGCTCATTGCGCGTGCTTGATGGAATGGTCGGTGTTTTTTGCGGCGTAGCTGGAGTTCAGCCTCAATCAGAAACAGTATGGCGCCAAGCAAAACGCTATAAAGTTCCGCGTATTATTTTTGTTAATAAGCTTGATCGCGTTGGTGGCGATTTCTTGAGAGTTGTTAACGATATTAATGAAAAATTACATGTAAACGCTGTTCCTGCTCAAATGCAAGTTGGTTTTTCTGAAAATCTTTCAGGAATTATCGATTTATTAACGCGCAAAATGGCTACGTTTAGTGAAGCTGATCGCGGCGTTACTATAACGTGGTCTGATGTTCCTGCTGAGCATGTTGAACAAATGGAAAAATTGCGTACGCAGCTTGTTGAAAAAGCGTGCGACTTTGATGATGCAATGGCAGAACGTTATTTGAATGGTGAAGAGCTTTCAATTCCTGAAATTAAAGCGGCACTTCGTAAGGGTGTTATTAGCCAGCAAATCGCGCTTGCATTTTGCGGCACTGCATTCAAGAACAAAGGCGTTCAGCTGATGCTTGATGCGGTAACCGATTATTTACCATCGCCTCTTGACGTTCCGCCAGTTGTAGGAAAAGTTCCTTCAACCGGTAAGGAAGAAGAGTGCAAGGCGGATCCAGATGCTCCTTTTGCAGCGCTTGTATTTAAAATTATGACCGATCCTTTCGTTGGTGTTCTCACGTTTATTCGTGTTTACTCTGGCGAAATTAAATCTGGCTCATACGTGTACAATGCAAACACTGGCAACAAAGAGCGCGTAAGCCGTTTGGTAAAAATGCATGCCAATAAGCGTGAAGAAATTGATAGTGTAAAAGCAGGCGATATTGCTGCAGTGGTTGGTATTAAAGATGCGATCACTGGTCATACGCTCTGTTCTGAAGATCGTCCTATCTTGCTCGAATCTATTGATGTACCAGCTCCGGTTATCGATAGCTCTATTGAGCCAAAGAATAAAGGTGATTACGAAAAGATGGTAATCGGCTTGCGTAAATTAATGCAAGAAGATCCATCATTTAGATTTACCTATAATCAAGAAACGGGCCAAACGGTTATTTCTGGTATGGGTGAGTTGCATCTTGAAATTATTGTCGATCGCCTCAAACGTGAATCAAAAGTGGATGTGGCGCAAGGCAAGCTTCAAGTTGCTTATAAAGAAACAATTCAAAAGTCTGTCGATTCTGAGGGGAAATACATCAAGCAATCTGGTGGCCGTGGTCAATACGGGCATGTTTGGATTAAGCTTGAGCCTCGCGAGCGTGGATCAGGATTTGTATTTGAAGATGATATCGTTGGTGGATCGATTCCAAAAGAATTTATCCCCGGTGTAGAAAAAGGTATTGAAGAAGCCCTCTCTTCTGGCATCTTGGCAGGATTTCCTGTAGTGGACATTAAAGTTTCTCTATACGAGGGTTCGTATCATGATGTTGACTCTTCAGAAATGGCGTTTAAAATCGCCGGATCTATGGCATTCAAAAGCGGACTTGCGCAAGCAAATCCTGTGCTTCTTGAGCCAATTATGAAAGTAGAAGTTGAGACGCCTGAAGAATATATGGGTGATGTAATGGGTGACCTTAACTCTCGAAGAGGCAGAATCTTAGGGATGGAAGGTCGCAGTGGAAGCCAAGTGATTAACGCTGAGGTTCCGCTAGGTGAAATGCTTGGTTACGCGACGTCGCTGCGTTCGATGACCAAGGGAAGGGCAAGCTACTCGATGGAGTTTGAGGCATATAGAGAAGTGCCTAAACACATTGAAGCAGCTGTAGCTCAGAAAAAATAG
- the tuf gene encoding elongation factor Tu, with product MMAAIFERKKPHVNVGTIGHVDHGKTSLTAAITKYLAQKGLANFTAYDQIDKSPEERERGITIAASHVEYETDKRHYAHVDCPGHADYVKNMITGAAQMDGAILVVSAADGAMPQTREHILLAKNVGVPALVVFLNKCDMVDDKDMIDMVEEEVRDLISKYGFPGADVPVVRGSATKALAGDAGELGYQAIQKLLDAVDTYIPEPVREIDKPFLMPVEGVFSIAGRGTVATGRVERGKVKVGEEVELVGFGSTQKTVVTGVEMFKKELKEGQAGDNVGILLRGTKKEEIERGMVIAKPGSVQPHQKFKCQIYILSKDEGGRHSPFFNGYRPQFYFRTTDVTGVVTLPAGREMVMPGDNVELSVDLISPIAMEKDLRFAIREGGRTVGSGVVTEILK from the coding sequence ATCATGGCAGCTATATTTGAAAGAAAAAAACCGCACGTAAACGTCGGAACCATCGGTCACGTTGACCATGGCAAAACCAGCCTTACCGCTGCAATAACAAAATATTTGGCACAAAAAGGTTTAGCGAATTTTACCGCTTACGATCAAATCGATAAATCGCCTGAAGAAAGAGAACGTGGAATTACGATCGCTGCGTCTCACGTTGAATATGAAACAGACAAACGTCACTATGCGCACGTTGACTGCCCTGGCCACGCCGACTATGTAAAAAACATGATTACCGGTGCGGCACAGATGGACGGCGCAATTCTTGTTGTTTCTGCAGCAGATGGTGCGATGCCTCAAACACGTGAACACATCTTGCTTGCAAAAAACGTAGGTGTTCCTGCCCTTGTTGTATTCTTGAATAAATGCGACATGGTTGATGACAAAGACATGATCGATATGGTTGAAGAAGAAGTTCGCGATCTTATCAGCAAGTATGGCTTTCCTGGTGCTGATGTTCCTGTAGTTCGCGGTTCTGCAACCAAAGCGCTCGCAGGCGATGCTGGTGAACTTGGTTACCAAGCAATTCAAAAATTATTAGACGCAGTTGATACCTATATTCCTGAACCAGTTCGAGAAATCGACAAGCCGTTCTTGATGCCGGTTGAAGGCGTATTCTCTATCGCTGGTCGTGGTACTGTTGCTACAGGCCGTGTAGAGCGTGGCAAAGTTAAAGTCGGTGAAGAAGTTGAACTCGTTGGCTTCGGATCAACACAAAAGACAGTTGTAACTGGTGTTGAAATGTTCAAAAAAGAACTTAAAGAAGGCCAAGCGGGCGACAACGTAGGTATTCTTCTTCGTGGTACGAAAAAAGAAGAAATTGAACGTGGTATGGTTATTGCTAAGCCAGGTTCAGTACAACCTCACCAAAAATTCAAATGCCAAATTTACATCTTGAGCAAAGATGAAGGCGGTCGTCATAGCCCATTCTTCAACGGTTATCGTCCTCAGTTCTATTTCAGAACAACAGACGTAACAGGTGTTGTAACATTGCCGGCTGGTCGTGAAATGGTTATGCCAGGTGATAACGTTGAACTAAGCGTTGACCTTATTTCGCCAATTGCAATGGAAAAAGATCTTCGCTTTGCAATTCGTGAAGGTGGACGCACCGTTGGATCTGGTGTAGTAACTGAAATTCTTAAATAG
- the rpsJ gene encoding 30S ribosomal protein S10, which translates to MKKQKIRLALKSYDHQLLDKAVKQIVLTAKRTGSRVVGPVPLPNKSRYFTVLRSPHIDKKSREQFDLTTHKRIVDIVDPSEETMTALMKLSISSGVDVEIC; encoded by the coding sequence ATGAAAAAACAAAAAATTCGCCTAGCGCTTAAATCGTATGATCACCAGCTTCTTGATAAAGCGGTGAAACAAATTGTTTTGACAGCAAAAAGAACAGGTTCCCGAGTCGTGGGACCTGTTCCATTGCCTAATAAGAGCCGCTATTTTACCGTTTTGCGGTCACCGCACATCGATAAAAAATCGCGCGAGCAATTCGATTTGACAACGCACAAGCGTATCGTTGATATTGTTGATCCCTCTGAAGAAACAATGACAGCGTTGATGAAATTAAGTATCTCTTCTGGGGTTGACGTAGAAATTTGCTAG
- the rplC gene encoding 50S ribosomal protein L3, with product MNGIWGTKIGMTQVFSEQNKVVPVTVIDLNNWIISQVKTKDRDGYEAVQIGCLRERYAQEPFQIEWLKKKNKYFKYFREVALNDQGSYQVGQPFDWAAVLAVGQKVDVFGMTKGRGFQGVVKRHNFRGGSASHGPRFGRWPGSMSFMRSQGRVIKGKKLPGHMGCDQRVMKHLEVIRVEQDAKLVLVKGSVPGGAGSLVFVQKV from the coding sequence TTGAATGGTATTTGGGGAACCAAAATTGGCATGACCCAAGTTTTTTCTGAGCAAAATAAGGTGGTACCGGTAACGGTTATCGACCTTAATAATTGGATTATTTCTCAGGTGAAAACTAAGGATCGTGATGGGTATGAAGCAGTTCAAATTGGATGTTTGCGTGAACGTTATGCGCAAGAACCTTTCCAAATTGAATGGTTGAAGAAGAAAAATAAATATTTTAAATATTTCCGCGAAGTTGCATTGAACGATCAAGGCTCCTATCAAGTAGGTCAACCATTTGACTGGGCAGCGGTTTTAGCCGTTGGCCAAAAAGTTGATGTTTTTGGGATGACCAAAGGCCGTGGATTCCAAGGTGTCGTTAAACGCCACAATTTCAGAGGCGGTAGCGCCAGTCACGGACCACGTTTTGGTAGATGGCCGGGATCTATGAGTTTCATGAGATCTCAAGGTCGCGTTATTAAAGGTAAAAAATTACCTGGCCACATGGGTTGTGATCAACGCGTGATGAAACATCTAGAAGTGATTAGAGTTGAGCAAGATGCAAAGCTTGTCCTTGTTAAGGGTTCAGTACCTGGCGGAGCAGGCTCGCTCGTGTTTGTGCAGAAAGTATAG
- the rplD gene encoding 50S ribosomal protein L4: MCAQKTKKTQTTSQNALMVAKAADFQAVPERSIDKAAFAISIRTLLQNGRQGTVGCKGRADVNFSNKKPWKQKGTGRARAGSARSPLWIGGGVIFGPQPRTRTLKISKDLKRGVLNTLFWNYLENGSIGVLDWQLSNDLPKTSHAHQALKNAQLIGKRIILFLSTEDMVHYASFVNIPNVNVVLFDDANAYSIVRGDQWVVLKKDLDLFKKMVATWS; the protein is encoded by the coding sequence ATGTGTGCTCAAAAAACAAAAAAAACTCAAACTACTTCGCAAAATGCTTTGATGGTTGCTAAAGCTGCAGATTTTCAAGCAGTTCCTGAGCGCTCAATCGATAAAGCCGCTTTTGCAATTAGTATTCGTACGTTATTGCAAAACGGCCGTCAAGGTACCGTCGGTTGCAAAGGACGTGCAGATGTTAACTTTTCAAATAAGAAGCCTTGGAAACAAAAAGGTACAGGCCGTGCACGTGCCGGATCTGCTCGCTCACCACTTTGGATTGGTGGTGGTGTAATTTTTGGTCCACAGCCTCGTACAAGAACTCTCAAAATTTCAAAAGATCTCAAACGAGGTGTTTTGAATACATTATTCTGGAATTATTTAGAGAATGGATCGATTGGTGTGCTTGATTGGCAACTTTCTAACGATTTGCCAAAAACATCCCACGCGCATCAAGCATTAAAAAATGCTCAATTGATTGGCAAAAGAATTATCCTCTTTCTTTCTACTGAAGATATGGTGCACTACGCTTCTTTTGTAAATATTCCAAATGTGAACGTTGTGCTCTTTGATGATGCGAACGCATACAGTATTGTACGCGGCGATCAATGGGTTGTGTTAAAGAAAGATTTAGACTTGTTTAAGAAAATGGTGGCCACATGGAGTTAA